TCAACAGCACTCAGGTGAAATCCAAACACAATACGAAAATGAAGGTGGTTTTGTGAAAGAAGTGGAATCAAGGAGGGTAGTCTCTGAAGAGACTTCTCACTATATTCTGATAAAGGGTATGTTGGGTCTTAATTTTGTAAAACCTGTTGTTTGGAGTGTGCACACTTAAAACTagcagtttaaaaacaaacctgaatATTGTTTATTGGTGCACGTAGCCAGTACTTTGTATGAAATGTGCTTTACTGTTACACATCATTAACTGTGATCTGTAAACCTGCAGAAAAGTAGTTTAATAATCTTTATATAATGATGTTCATTATGTAAAACAGAATGTTTTtacaaagcagtatttttccaCACAAAACTTTCCTTCAGGTATTCAAGCAAAAGAGGCTATGAGTAGAGACTTGGAAACTACTGCAGGACCCTCATCAAAAATGCATGAATTgactaaattaaataaaatcaatgaCTCTCCTGCTAATGCAAAGCAGGAAGATGACAATGTAGTGGCAGCACCCCCCTCTCCTCGGACTTTGCTTGCTATCCAGGCAGCCATGGTGGAAAGCAGCTCAGAAGAAGAACTGGATGCAGGACAATTGAACGTGGACCAATTTGTGCCAGAGGAAGGCAGTGTGTCTCCAAGAACACTGCGGGCAATTCAGCAAGCTCTGAGTGAAGATGATAAAGGGGAGGAAGTTGTTATTGCTACAGCTGATGGAGTGCTGTCAGAAAGACCAGAAGGGAAGGATTTTCTGCTTAGTAGCTCAGATGAGGAAGAGCAGATTCCTGAAGTTAAGGAGGGAAAAAACATTCCTACAGCTACAATTCATTCATCAATCCAAGTGACTATGCAAGATGCTAAATTTAAACAGAAGACTCAGGAGTTGGAAAAAAGTGATATTACACCCAAAGACACTGGTATATTCAGAGATGAAAATTATTCTGCTATTGAAAATACtagaaaaggcaaagaagatatagacaaagaagaaaattattcagaaaatcATATTACACCCAAGGACACCAGTATATCCATAGCTGAAACTTATATTGACaatactataaaagacacagaagatgtagacaaggaaaaaaatggttccAAAAATCATATTTCATCAAATGATACTAGTGTATCCAGAgctgaaaattattcttataTTAACAATACTAGAAAAGATAAAGAAGACTTTGACAAAGAAAAAGGTGGTTCCAAAATGGACTTAAAGTCTCTGGGAGACAAGAATATGAATTTGTGTTTGCAAAAGCCAAGCTGTTCCCCTGTGCAAACTAGTATAGATGCTTTGATTCACACTGAAACAACAGACCTTTctaaaaatgaggaaaacttgaaaatttctgaaaatacacaGGAAGTAATTTCACAAACAGAGGAGAATGTATCTGAGGATACTAGATTTTTTCCAGAAGCAAGAGATCCTGAGGCGGAAAGAGAAGGGGTATCACAGTCCGAAGACAGTGATTCTGATGGTATGTGCTTTTTGATTGTGTAAAAGGATAAGAAAATAGGACATTATTGTATTTGTAGTCAGTTGAAGGTAACCTTTTCTCTTAGTAAGCaatcattaaaaatgcatcCACTCCCATATATATAGGaggcaggaagaaaatttgACCTGTGTTTTTTCCACCTGGTGTCATATTTTATCACTGAAACCTGAGTATAGAATATGTAGAATCAGGAAAGCATATTGTGTACATTGAATTTAACTAGTGTTATTAGCCAGTCAGCCACTTGGTTTATGTAATTTCACAATTCTTATATATATCTGCTGCATatagaaaaaaaagccactgcCCAAGTTAAAAATGTACAagtctctgttttcctttgataGGAAGCTTTATTGAAGTGGATGCTGAGGTCAGTAATGATGCTGAGTTTCCTACTAAATATGATGAAAAAATGAGTGACGAACCAACATATGCAGAAGTGGAGGCAGACAAACCTGATGTTTTCACACTGGACTTGCTGAAGGAGTCTGATGAGGTGCAGTTGGGAAACACTCAGAATATTGAAGGAGATGCTGATGGTAAAGCTGCAGTGGATGAGTGGCAAGACATCAGTTTGGTAACTCATTGTTTCTTGTTTTGAGCTTGTAATGGAGTGCTTTGTTCAAATAGTTGTTAAGGAAAACTACTGAACAGCTTCTTATTGTTTCATTGCTTTCTCACATAGCTATCTAATTGTATGggaactgatttttctttaaaggtgGTCAATTATAATCTCCctaaaatcagaggaaaacTTCAAGGTAAATTAATGACTCGACCATCTCTGGTCTTACAGCTTGCTGCATTAGAGAAGCTGTAACAACCTCCTAGTGTGAATTAATGGAACAGGTACTCGTAGAATAATTGTAGTTGGAGactttgtgctttgctttcctaAGTGTACTTGAATtgttgaaataataaaaaactttgGTTTATATTTTCAGGAAGAACTAGAAGAATTAGAAAAGGACCTTTCTGCTGAGCAGAATACACTTCAGTCtcaaaaacagcagcaggaacgAGTTGCTGCTTCTGTAACAGGACAGATGTTCTTGGAAAGCCAGGTAGTATTTGTTGAGtca
This sequence is a window from Vidua chalybeata isolate OUT-0048 chromosome 2, bVidCha1 merged haplotype, whole genome shotgun sequence. Protein-coding genes within it:
- the ERCC5 gene encoding DNA excision repair protein ERCC-5 isoform X2, which gives rise to MGVQGLWKLLECTGRPISPETLEGKILAVDISIWLNQAIKGARDRGGISVRNAHLLTLFHRLCKLLFFRIRPVFVFDGEAPLLKRQTLAKRRQRKEIAINDSRKTTEKLLKTLLKRHVIKTAIRGKSNEALPSITQVRREGIDDMYVLPALENEEKNSSEEEEEKEWQMRMSQKQMLQEQLCENPYSVDIESEDFHRLPPEIKHEILTDIKELTKRRRTLFEAMPEDSNDFSQYQLRGLLKKSNLNRCIENVQKEMSQQHSGEIQTQYENEGGFVKEVESRRVVSEETSHYILIKGIQAKEAMSRDLETTAGPSSKMHELTKLNKINDSPANAKQEDDNVVAAPPSPRTLLAIQAAMVESSSEEELDAGQLNVDQFVPEEGSVSPRTLRAIQQALSEDDKGEEVVIATADGVLSERPEGKDFLLSSSDEEEQIPEVKEGKNIPTATIHSSIQVTMQDAKFKQKTQELEKSDITPKDTGIFRDENYSAIENTRKGKEDIDKEENYSENHITPKDTSISIAETYIDNTIKDTEDVDKEKNGSKNHISSNDTSVSRAENYSYINNTRKDKEDFDKEKGGSKMDLKSLGDKNMNLCLQKPSCSPVQTSIDALIHTETTDLSKNEENLKISENTQEVISQTEENVSEDTRFFPEARDPEAEREGVSQSEDSDSDGSFIEVDAEVSNDAEFPTKYDEKMSDEPTYAEVEADKPDVFTLDLLKESDEVQLGNTQNIEGDADGKAAVDEWQDISLEELEELEKDLSAEQNTLQSQKQQQERVAASVTGQMFLESQELLRLFGIPYIEAPMEAEAQCAVLDLTDQTSGTITDDSDVWLFGARHVYKNFFSQNKYVEYYQYVDFQNELGSSGLLSNCTSTEQKAPS